The region CGGATGAGCATTATTTTAAAGGAAAGCTTGACTATTTAAGGGAGATATCGGCTGCTGTAAATATTCCAACCCTTAATAAGGATTTTATAATTGACAAGCGTCAGATTAACCGGGCCGTAAATGCTGGAGCAACCATAATTTTATTAATAGTTGCAGCCCTCCCCAAAAATCGCCTAGAGGAGCTATTCACCTATGCTGAATCCTTAGGTCTAGAGGTTCTCCTTGAGGTGCACGATTTAGAAGAGCTTGAGATAGCCCACGACCTGGGAGCCCAGCTGATTGGTATTAACAACCGAAATCTTAAAACTTTTGAAGTCAGTCTAGCTACCAGCCATAATCTTGCCCCCTACTTCAAGGAAGACTGCTTTTACATCTCAGAAAGTGGGATTAGGACGGCAGCAGATAGCCATAGTTTGGCTAAAAATTTTAATGGCCTTCTTGTTGGTGAGACCCTGATGAGGGCGGAAAATCCAGCCATTAAATTGCAAGAGATTGGAGTAAGTCGCCTGTGA is a window of Streptococcaceae bacterium ESL0729 DNA encoding:
- the trpC gene encoding indole-3-glycerol phosphate synthase TrpC; protein product: MEFLEEILAYKKAEVEAMDELEAQGVRKTYRLIDHLKENQGKLGIIAEVKKASPSLGAINMDVDILEQAKSYEGAGAMAISVLTDEHYFKGKLDYLREISAAVNIPTLNKDFIIDKRQINRAVNAGATIILLIVAALPKNRLEELFTYAESLGLEVLLEVHDLEELEIAHDLGAQLIGINNRNLKTFEVSLATSHNLAPYFKEDCFYISESGIRTAADSHSLAKNFNGLLVGETLMRAENPAIKLQEIGVSRL